In one Ananas comosus cultivar F153 linkage group 12, ASM154086v1, whole genome shotgun sequence genomic region, the following are encoded:
- the LOC109718609 gene encoding RNA polymerase sigma factor sigD, chloroplastic has protein sequence MVMHACTLNSPSTTATLSLPLHHALLSKPTLQFPQSLSSPSSPSLSLPPVITNHTTFHLVVVPEDSQAISGVSSSSRDFSEGIAKDNNIVLERRRKRRWRKRTRRKNADLRSESDDEEEDGRMFRAVEQRRFSKVEKSRYLTRRQEAQFSLYLKEEAMLEKENNQMGEFTSTTSAELIRRSSRDKALLRARESRERIILSYKRLVVSIASTYQGRGLGLQDLIQEGCIGLLRGAQRFDHKKGYKLSTYVYWWIKQAIVRAIVNKSRIVRLPGSLCEAANRVAEANSILRRRLGRWPTYEEIADFVHVGVSSVRIISERIRHPISIDQPVNKEGLSLKEIILGPDEIRPETIVTRQIILRTLEELLKTLSAREEHIMRLHYGLNGETARSCEEIGKLMNLSRERIRQIHGNALARLKEEKGLIESLWQNSL, from the exons ATggtaatgcatgcatgcaccTTGAATTCCCCCTCCACCACTgccactctctcactccctctccaCCATGCTTTGCTCTCCAAGCCCACACTCCAATTTCCCCAATCTCTGTCCTCGCCATCAtcgccatctctctctcttcctcccgTCATCACCAACCATACCACTTTTCACCTTGTAGTTGTGCCCGAGGACTCTCAGGCAATCAGTGGGGTGAGTTCTTCATCGCGGGATTTTAGCGAAGGAATCGCAAAGGATAATAATATTGTGCtggaaaggagaaggaaaaggaggtGGAGGAAAAGGACGAGGAGAAAGAATGCTGATTTGCGCTCAGAATCGGATGACGAGGAGGAGGATGGGAGAATGTTCAGGGCAGTAGAACAACGTCGTTTTTCGAAGGTGGAGAAATCGAGATATCTTACACGAAGGCAGGAGGCACAATTCTCTCTTTATCTCAAG GAGGAGGCCATGCTAGAGAAAGAAAACAACCAAATGGGGGAGTTCACTTCAACAACATCAGCTGAGTTGATAAGGAGAAGCAGCAGAGACAAAGCATTGTTGAGAGCgcgagagagtagagagaggaTCATCCTCAGCTACAAGCGCCTCGTCGTCTCCATTGCTTCTACCTACCAAGGCAGAGGACTCGGCCTTCAAGACCTCATCCAG GAAGGTTGCATAGGACTTCTTCGAGGTGCGCAGAGATTTGATCACAAGAAAGGATATAAACTCTCGACTTACGTCTATTGGTGGATCAAGCAAGCGATCGTCAGAGCCATCGTTAACAAGTCAAGGATTGTGAGATTGCCG GGTAGCTTGTGTGAGGCGGCGAACAGAGTCGCAGAAGCTAATTCGATACTAAGAAGGCGATTAGGGAGATGGCCTACTTACGAAGAAATCGCCGACTTTGTACATGTAGGTGTTTCTAGTGTTCGAATCATTAGTGAGAGGATTAGACATCCGATTTCGATTGATCAACCAGTGAACAAGGAAGGTTTGTCACTCAAG GAAATTATTCTGGGACCTGATGAAATACGACCGGAGACGATTGTCACAAGACAAATAATACTGAGGACTTTGGAGGAGCTTCTCAAGACGCTGAGTGCGAGGGAAGAACACATCATGAGATTACACTACGGTTTGAATGGCGAAACAGCGCGATCATGCGAAGAGATCGGGAAATTGATGAATCTTTCCAGAGAGAGGATTCGACAAATTCATGGCAATGCATTAGCAAGACTAAAGGAAGAGAAGGGTCTGATAGAAAGCTTGTGGCAAAATTCTTTATAG
- the LOC109718971 gene encoding general transcription factor IIH subunit 2: protein MSGGVAAIRGGFDHPMGGDGERKKRRAEEEEEDDEDNDGRGMDAWAWEALQEDEAGLLRPLDSKTLVHAQYRKRLLLRSSAPSSSSSRIQKGLIRYLYVVFDLSRAASETDYRPSRMVVVAKCAEAFIREFFDQNPLSHIGLVTIKDGVAQRLTDIGGSPESQIKALMGKLECSGDASLQNALELVHGYLNQIPSYGHREVLILYSALNTCDPGDIMETIQKCKQAKIRCSVIGLAAEIFICKHLCEETGGSYTVALDESHFKELLLEHAPPPPAIAEYAAANLIKMGFPQRGAEGVISICSCHKEIKVGGGYTCPRCKARVCELPAECKICGLTLVSSPHLARSYHHLFPVTPFDEVSSMFSSKLNQKAPQTCYSCQESLAGHGNKSNLHVTCPKCNQHFCLNCDIYIHESLHNCPGCESHRSLPM from the exons ATGAGCGGCGGCGTTGCGGCGATCCGCGGCGGCTTCGACCACCCGATGGGCGGCGACGGCGAGAGGAAGAAGCGCcgcgccgaggaggaggaggaggacgacgaggacaacGATGGGAGAGGCATGGACGCGTGGGCGTGGGAGGCGCTCCAAGAGGACGAGGCGGGGCTCCTACGGCCCCTCGACTCCAAAACCCTAGTCCACGCCCAGTATCGGAAGCGCCTCCTCCTCAGATCCTCcgctccttcctcttcctcctctcggATTCAAAAGGGCCTCATTCGGTACCTCTACGTCGTCTTCGATCTCTCTCGG GCAGCTTCAGAGACAGATTATCGCCCTAGTCGAATGGTGGTGGTCGCTAAATGTGCCGAGGCATTCATCAGGGAGTTCTTCGATCAAAACCCATTGAGCCATATCGGTCTCGTGACAATAAAAGACGGTGTTGCTCAACGGCTAACAGATATAGGAGGTAGTCCAGAGTCACAAATTAAGGCATTGATGGGAAAGCTCGAATGTTCTGGCGATGCTTCCTTGCAGAATGCCCTAGAACTTGTTCATGGATATCTGAACCAAATCCCTTCTTATGGCCACCGCGAAGTCTTAATCCTGTATTCTGCTCTCAATACCTGCGATCCAGGGGATATAATGGAGACAATTCAGAAATGCAAGCAGGCTAAGATTAGGTGCTCAGTTATTGGCCTAGCAGCTGAGATTTTCATATGTAAGCATTTGTGTGAGGAGACCGGAGGATCCTATACTGTGGCTCTGGATGAG TCACATTTCAAGGAATTGTTACTGGAGCACGCTCCTCCACCCCCTGCGATAGCAGAATATGCCGCTGCTAATTTGATCAAGATGGGGTTTCCTCAGAGAGGGGCAGAGGGTGTTATCTCTATTTGTTCATGCCACAAGGAAATAAAGGTTGGCGGTGGCTATACTTGTCCGAGATGCAAGGCCCGTGTATGTGAGCTGCCCGCTGAGTGTAAAATTTGTGGATTGACGCTGGTCTCTTCTCCTCACCTAGCGAGATCTTACCACCATCTTTTCCCTGTAACACCATTTGATGAAGTATCATCTATGTTTTCAAGCAAATTGAATCAGAAGGCACCACAAACTTGTTATAGTTGCCAAGAGAGCCTCGCCGGCCACG GGAATAAATCCAATCTCCACGTTACCTGTCCGAAGTGCAACCAACACTTTTGCCTCAACTGCGATATCTACATTCACGAGAGCTTGCACAATTGTCCCGGTTGCGAGAGCCACCGGAGCTTGCCTATGTAA
- the LOC109718006 gene encoding structure-specific endonuclease subunit slx1 isoform X1, with translation MRKQLSTRFRSTKPASHRLPPKALSPTAVASSPSSSSSSSSLTPGRGGRRSRCPKSEWCVYLILSSRLNRSYVGVTTNFVRRLKQHNGEIKGGAKAASAGRPWSLACIIRGFVDRSEACRFESLWKSISRKMSRKKKEENAVNPVLQHREAALNRVKTEFDCSCLGIEWQSPALN, from the exons ATGAGGAAGCAGCTCTCGACGCGCTTCCGATCCACCAAACCCGCCTCTCATCGGCTTCCCCCAAAAGCGCTTTCTCCCACCGCAGTTGCTTCCTCTCCCTCGTCCTCGTCTTCGTCCTCGTCTCTCACCCCCGGTCGCGGGGGACGAAGAAGCCGATGCCCTAAAAGCGAATGGTGCGTCTACCTCATCCTCTCATCCCGATTGAACCGCTCCTACGTCGGGGTCACCACGAATTTCGTGCGCCG TTTGAAACAACATAACGGCGAGATCAAAGGCGGGGCGAAAGCTGCATCTGCAGGAAGGCCTTGGTCTCTTGCATGCATCATCCGAGGATTCGTGGACCGAAGCGAag CGTGCAGGTTTGAATCCCTGTGGAAGAGCATCTCGAGAAAAATGTCgcggaaaaagaaagaagaaaatgctGTAAATCCGGTTTTGCAGCATAGAGAAGCTGCTTTGAACAGAGTCAAAACAGAATTTGATTGCAGCTGCTTAGGAATTGAGTGGCAAAGTCCAGCTCTGAATTGA
- the LOC109718006 gene encoding uncharacterized protein LOC109718006 isoform X3, with protein sequence MRKQLSTRFRSTKPASHRLPPKALSPTAVASSPSSSSSSSSLTPGRGGRRSRCPKSEWCVYLILSSRLNRSYVGVTTNFVRRFESLWKSISRKMSRKKKEENAVNPVLQHREAALNRVKTEFDCSCLGIEWQSPALN encoded by the exons ATGAGGAAGCAGCTCTCGACGCGCTTCCGATCCACCAAACCCGCCTCTCATCGGCTTCCCCCAAAAGCGCTTTCTCCCACCGCAGTTGCTTCCTCTCCCTCGTCCTCGTCTTCGTCCTCGTCTCTCACCCCCGGTCGCGGGGGACGAAGAAGCCGATGCCCTAAAAGCGAATGGTGCGTCTACCTCATCCTCTCATCCCGATTGAACCGCTCCTACGTCGGGGTCACCACGAATTTCGTGCGCCG GTTTGAATCCCTGTGGAAGAGCATCTCGAGAAAAATGTCgcggaaaaagaaagaagaaaatgctGTAAATCCGGTTTTGCAGCATAGAGAAGCTGCTTTGAACAGAGTCAAAACAGAATTTGATTGCAGCTGCTTAGGAATTGAGTGGCAAAGTCCAGCTCTGAATTGA
- the LOC109718006 gene encoding structure-specific endonuclease subunit slx1 isoform X2 codes for MRKQLSTRFRSTKPASHRLPPKALSPTAVASSPSSSSSSSSLTPGRGGRRSRCPKSEWCVYLILSSRLNRSYVGVTTNFVRRLKQHNGEIKGGAKAASAGRPWSLACIIRGFVDRSEGLNPCGRASREKCRGKRKKKML; via the exons ATGAGGAAGCAGCTCTCGACGCGCTTCCGATCCACCAAACCCGCCTCTCATCGGCTTCCCCCAAAAGCGCTTTCTCCCACCGCAGTTGCTTCCTCTCCCTCGTCCTCGTCTTCGTCCTCGTCTCTCACCCCCGGTCGCGGGGGACGAAGAAGCCGATGCCCTAAAAGCGAATGGTGCGTCTACCTCATCCTCTCATCCCGATTGAACCGCTCCTACGTCGGGGTCACCACGAATTTCGTGCGCCG TTTGAAACAACATAACGGCGAGATCAAAGGCGGGGCGAAAGCTGCATCTGCAGGAAGGCCTTGGTCTCTTGCATGCATCATCCGAGGATTCGTGGACCGAAGCGAag GTTTGAATCCCTGTGGAAGAGCATCTCGAGAAAAATGTCgcggaaaaagaaagaagaaaatgctGTAA
- the LOC109718721 gene encoding two-component response regulator ORR9-like — translation MAIATDTQFHVLAVDDSLSDRKLIERLLKTSSYQVTTVDSGTKALELLGLQDDQTNTLSYPTNQQEIEVNLIITDYCMPGMTGYDLLKKIKESSSLKDIPVVIMSSENVPSRIKRCLEEGADEFFLKPVQLSDMSRLKPHLLKRKSKDCNSSSANTCNESNNESSSSKRKQIDDYILPERTRPRLFFER, via the exons ATGGCAATTGCAACAGATACCCAGTTCCATGTATTGGCTGTGGATGATAGCCTCTCAGATAGGAAGTTGATTGAGAGGCTCCTCAAGACATCTTCTTACCAAG TTACTACTGTGGATTCTGGAACCAAAGCTCTTGAGCTTCTGGGCCTGCAGGATGACCAAACAAACACACTATCTTATCCTACTAATCAACAG GAAATTGAGGTGAATTTGATCATCACAGACTACTGCATGCCTGGAATGACTGGTTATGATCTTCTGAAGAAGATTAAG GAGTCTTCATCTCTTAAAGACATTCCAGTTGTGATCATGTCATCTGAGAATGTGCCCTCCAGGATTAAGAG ATGCTTGGAGGAAGGAGCAGATGAGTTCTTTCTGAAACCAGTGCAGCTCTCTGACATGAGCAGACTCAAACCCCACTTACTAAAGAGGAAATCTAAAGACTGCAACAGTAGCAGTGCCAACACCTGCAATGAAAGCAATAATGAGAGCAGTAGCagcaaaagaaagcaaatagatgATTATATTCTACCTGAGAGGACAAGGCCAAGGCTCTTCTTTGAAAGATAG
- the LOC109718720 gene encoding annexin-like protein RJ4, producing the protein MATLSVPDPVPSPIEDAEKLRKAFQGWGTDEKAVIAVLAHRDAAQRKQIALAYEEKYNENLIKRLESELSGDFERAVYRWIFDPVEREAIMANVALKSKNVDYIVIIEIASVNSPDELLAVKRAYQARYKHSLEEDIASHTTGDFRALLFALVSTYRYNGEEINANLAQSEAKILHETITKGVFNHEEIIRILGTRSKAQLLATFNRYKDEYGSSITKALTSETPNDFALALRTAIRSISNPKKYFAKVLRNAIDKSGTDEDALTRVIVTRAEKDLKVIKEIFQKRANVALEHAIGKEISGDYKNFLLALVGN; encoded by the exons ATGGCCACGCTTAGTGTTCCTGATCCTGTTCCTTCTCCCATTGAAGATGCTGAGAAGCTGAGGAAGGCTTTtcaag GATGGGGAACTGACGAGAAGGCGGTGATAGCTGTGTTAGCACACAGAGATGCAGCTCAGAGGAAGCAAATCGCGTTGGCCTACGAAGAGAAATACAACGAAAATTTGATCAAGCGGCTCGAGTCGGAACTCTCTGGCGACTTCGAG AGGGCGGTTTATCGATGGATATTCGATCCGGTCGAGCGAGAAGCTATCATGGCTAATGTCGCATTGAAGAGCAAGAATGTGGACTACATAGTGATAATTGAGATCGCGAGTGTGAATTCCCCTGATGAGCTCTTGGCCGTGAAGCGAGCGTACCAAGCGCGCTACAAACATTCTTTGGAAGAAGATATTGCCTCACACACCACCGGAGATTTTCGCGCT CTTCTATTTGCACTAGTGAGCACGTATCGATACAACGGTGAGGAGATAAATGCTAACTTAGCTCAATCAGAGGCAAAGATTCTTCATGAGACTATCACCAAGGGAGTCTTTAATCATGAGGAAATTATTAGAATCTTGGGTACAAGGAGCAAGGCGCAGCTTCTTGCGACGTTCAACCGCTACAAGGACGAATACGGCAGTTCCATCACCAAG GCTTTGACTAGTGAAACTCCAAATGATTTTGCACTGGCGCTACGAACAGCGATTCGATCCATCTCCAATCCTAAAAAGTACTTTGCAAAG GTTCTCCGCAATGCGATCGACAAATCAGGAACCGACGAAGACGCGCTTACTCGTGTGATCGTCACGCGCGCGGAGAAGGATCTCAAGGTGATCAAGGAGATTTTTCAGAAGAGGGCTAATGTTGCTCTTGAGCATGCAATAGGCAAGGAGATTTCTGGGGACTACAAGAACTTTCTCCTTGCTTTAGTTGGGAATTGA
- the LOC109718186 gene encoding DNA-directed RNA polymerase V subunit 5A-like isoform X2, protein MAEAGGGEGEGEGCCLSAMVESGEEGGGVESHRYYLARRTLLEMLADRRYDVSPIPGGAAQTLAEFRAWWLDKPDLDRLSFSAALLSNPSQKVRVIFCGTDPVKVSTIREIYKGLKNESSTRLILVVQSKMTFKSREAIKDIFSSKVEIFQITDLLVNITKHFLIPKHEVLTQEEKNELLKKYSVEDKQLPRMLETDAIARYYGLEKGTVMKVTYDGELTGSHVTYRCIM, encoded by the exons atggcgGAGgcgggagggggagagggagaaggagaagggtgCTGCTTGAGCGCGATGGTGGAGAGCGGcgaggagggcggcggcgtgGAGAGCCACCGGTACTACCTGGCGCGGCGCACCCTCCTCGAGATGCTCGCCGACCGCCGCTACGACGTCTCCCCCATCCCCGGCGGCGCCGCCCAAAC CCTAGCGGAGTTCCGGGCATGGTGGCTCGACAAGCCCGACCTCGACCGCctctccttctccgccgcccTCCTCTCCAACCCCTCCCAAAAG GTGAGAGTCATATTCTGCGGAACCGACCCTGTCAAGGTGTCGACCATTCGTGAAATCTACAAGGGCCTCAAAAACGAAAGCTCCACTCGATTGATCCTCGTCGTGCAGAGCAAAATGACGTTCAAATCTCGGGAAGCAATCAAAGATATCTTCTCTAGCAAAGTGGAGATATTCCAA ATTACTGACTTGCTGGTCAACATTACAAAGCATTTTCTTATTCCAAAACATGAAGTACTGACgcaagaagaaaagaatgagcTGTTAAAGAAGTATAGTGTGGAGGATAAACAG CTTCCTCGTATGCTGGAAACTGATGCCATCGCACGATATTATGGCCTCGAGAAGGGAACAGTTATGAAAGTTACATATGACGGAGAACTCACAGGATCCCACGTCACTTACCGTTGTATCATGTAA
- the LOC109718186 gene encoding DNA-directed RNA polymerase V subunit 5A-like isoform X1, with translation MVESGEEGGGVESHRYYLARRTLLEMLADRRYDVSPIPGGAAQTLAEFRAWWLDKPDLDRLSFSAALLSNPSQKVRVIFCGTDPVKVSTIREIYKGLKNESSTRLILVVQSKMTFKSREAIKDIFSSKVEIFQITDLLVNITKHFLIPKHEVLTQEEKNELLKKYSVEDKQLPRMLETDAIARYYGLEKGTVMKVTYDGELTGSHVTYRCIM, from the exons ATGGTGGAGAGCGGcgaggagggcggcggcgtgGAGAGCCACCGGTACTACCTGGCGCGGCGCACCCTCCTCGAGATGCTCGCCGACCGCCGCTACGACGTCTCCCCCATCCCCGGCGGCGCCGCCCAAACCCTAGCGGAGTTCCGGGCATG GTGGCTCGACAAGCCCGACCTCGACCGCctctccttctccgccgcccTCCTCTCCAACCCCTCCCAAAAG GTGAGAGTCATATTCTGCGGAACCGACCCTGTCAAGGTGTCGACCATTCGTGAAATCTACAAGGGCCTCAAAAACGAAAGCTCCACTCGATTGATCCTCGTCGTGCAGAGCAAAATGACGTTCAAATCTCGGGAAGCAATCAAAGATATCTTCTCTAGCAAAGTGGAGATATTCCAA ATTACTGACTTGCTGGTCAACATTACAAAGCATTTTCTTATTCCAAAACATGAAGTACTGACgcaagaagaaaagaatgagcTGTTAAAGAAGTATAGTGTGGAGGATAAACAG CTTCCTCGTATGCTGGAAACTGATGCCATCGCACGATATTATGGCCTCGAGAAGGGAACAGTTATGAAAGTTACATATGACGGAGAACTCACAGGATCCCACGTCACTTACCGTTGTATCATGTAA
- the LOC109718186 gene encoding DNA-directed RNA polymerase V subunit 5A-like isoform X3 gives MAEAGGGEGEGEGCCLSAMVESGEEGGGVESHRYYLARRTLLEMLADRRYDVSPIPGGAAQTLAEFRAWWLDKPDLDRLSFSAALLSNPSQKVRVIFCGTDPVKVSTIREIYKGLKNESSTRLILVVQSKMTFKSREAIKDIFSSKVEIFQITDLLVNITKHFLIPKHEVLTQEEKNELLKKYSVEDKQLPRMLETDAIARYYGLEKGTVMKVTYDGELTGSHVTYRCIM, from the exons atggcgGAGgcgggagggggagagggagaaggagaagggtgCTGCTTGAGCGCGATGGTGGAGAGCGGcgaggagggcggcggcgtgGAGAGCCACCGGTACTACCTGGCGCGGCGCACCCTCCTCGAGATGCTCGCCGACCGCCGCTACGACGTCTCCCCCATCCCCGGCGGCGCCGCCCAAACCCTAGCGGAGTTCCGGGCATGGTGGCTCGACAAGCCCGACCTCGACCGCctctccttctccgccgcccTCCTCTCCAACCCCTCCCAAAAG GTGAGAGTCATATTCTGCGGAACCGACCCTGTCAAGGTGTCGACCATTCGTGAAATCTACAAGGGCCTCAAAAACGAAAGCTCCACCCGATTGATCCTCGTCGTGCAGAGCAAAATGACGTTCAAATCTCGGGAAGCAATCAAAGATATCTTCTCTAGCAAAGTGGAGATATTCCAA ATTACTGACTTGCTGGTCAACATTACAAAGCATTTTCTTATTCCAAAACATGAAGTACTGACgcaagaagaaaagaatgagcTGTTAAAGAAGTATAGTGTGGAGGATAAACAG CTTCCTCGTATGCTGGAAACTGATGCCATCGCACGATATTATGGCCTCGAGAAGGGAACAGTTATGAAAGTTACATATGACGGAGAACTCACAGGATCCCACGTCACTTACCGTTGTATCATGTAA
- the LOC109718187 gene encoding uncharacterized protein LOC109718187 isoform X2 → MAMPWGLAVYIMNMVWVALDGWISSCVMVADEIAHALRTGDVSSFPIG, encoded by the coding sequence ATGGCAATGCCATGGGGATTGGCCGTGTACATAATGAACATGGTGTGGGTGGCATTGGACGGCTGGATCTCCTCGTGCGTGATGGTCGCGGATGAGATCGCCCACGCGCTCCGGACCGGCGACGTTAGCTCCTTCCCCATCGGATGA
- the LOC109718187 gene encoding uncharacterized protein LOC109718187 isoform X1, producing MIGCWFLPGWCLWNCLIGGAVFGRSRREREQEEMAMPWGLAVYIMNMVWVALDGWISSCVMVADEIAHALRTGDVSSFPIG from the coding sequence ATGATTGGTTGTTGGTTCTTGCCAGGTTGGTGTTTGTGGAATTGCCTCATTGGGGGAGCAGTTTTTGGCAGgagcaggagagagagagaacaggaGGAAATGGCAATGCCATGGGGATTGGCCGTGTACATAATGAACATGGTGTGGGTGGCATTGGACGGCTGGATCTCCTCGTGCGTGATGGTCGCGGATGAGATCGCCCACGCGCTCCGGACCGGCGACGTTAGCTCCTTCCCCATCGGATGA
- the LOC109718185 gene encoding probable magnesium transporter NIPA6 isoform X1 has product MGFSTDNLKGFLLALLSSGFIGASFIIKKKGLRRAAAASGVRAGVGGYSYLLEPLWWVGMITMIVGEVANFVAYAFAPAVLVTPLGALSIIVSAVLAHFILNERLQGLGVLGCVMCIAGSVVIVIHAPQERPITSVQEIWSLATQPAFLLYVASVIVLVFVLAFHFAPRRGHSNVLIFTGICSLMGSLSVMSVKALGTSLKLTFEGMNQLIYPQTWFFMLVVLTCVITQMNYLNKALDTFNTAIVSPIYYVMFTTLTIVASVIMFKDWDGQGAGSIISEICGFIVVLSGTILLHVTKDSDRNLSRSMYAPLSPTLTTRLANENGELLKHVEDDMASSEETGGLRRHELY; this is encoded by the exons ATGGGGTTCTCCACGGACAATCTCAAGGGTTTCCTCCTCGCGCTCCTCTCGAGCGGCTTCATCGGGGCGAGCTTCATCATTAAGAAGAAGGGGCTCAGGAGGGCCGCCGCCGCATCTGGAGTCCGCGCAG GAGTTGGTGGGTATTCCTACCTCTTAGAGCCACTTTGGTGGGTCGGTATGATCACGA TGATTGTTGGGGAGGTCGCCAATTTCGTGGCATATGCCTTTGCTCCTGCTGTTCTTGTCACTCCTCTTGGTGCTTTAAGTATTATTGTGAG TGCGGTGTTAGCCCACTTCATTTTGAATGAAAGATTGCAAGGTCTTGGTGTATTGGGCTGTGTGATGTGTATTGCTGGATCAGTAGTCATCGTCATCCATGCACCACAGGAGAGACCAATAACCTCTGTTCAGGAAATATGGAGCCTGGCCACTCAGCCTG CTTTCTTGTTATATGTGGCTTCAGTTATTGTGCTAGTCTTTGTCTTAGCTTTCCACTTTGCTCCGCGCCGTGGGCATTCCAATGTGCTAATCTTCACAGGCATTTGCTCGCTGATGGGTTCTCTCTCG GTAATGAGTGTTAAAGCTCTAGGAACCTCCCTAAAGTTGACTTTTGAGGGTATGAATCAGTTGATTTATCCACAGACGTGGTTTTTTATGCTGGTAGTGCTTACATGTGTTATTACACAAATGAATTATCTTAACAAG GCTCTTGACACTTTTAACACCGCCATTGTTTCTCCGATATATTACGTGATGTTCACAACACTTACAATTGTAGCAAGTGTTATAATGTTTAAG GATTGGGATGGACAAGGTGCAGGGAGTATCATCTCTGAAATTTGTGGCTTCATTGTTGTTCTATCAGGCACCATCCTTTTGCATGTGACTAAAGATTCAGACAGGAACCTCTCAAGAA GTATGTATGCTCCATTATCTCCGACCTTGACTACTAGACTTGCTAATGAAAACGGGGAGCTATTGAAGCATGTTGAGGATGATATGGCTTCTTCTGAAGAAACTGGCGGCTTAAGAAGACACGAGCTATACTAG
- the LOC109718185 gene encoding probable magnesium transporter NIPA3 isoform X2, with translation MGFSTDNLKGFLLALLSSGFIGASFIIKKKGLRRAAAASGVRAGVGGYSYLLEPLWWVGMITMIVGEVANFVAYAFAPAVLVTPLGALSIIVSAVLAHFILNERLQGLGVLGCVMCIAGSVVIVIHAPQERPITSVQEIWSLATQPAFLLYVASVIVLVFVLAFHFAPRRGHSNVLIFTGICSLMGSLSVMSVKALGTSLKLTFEGMNQLIYPQTWFFMLVVLTCVITQMNYLNKDWDGQGAGSIISEICGFIVVLSGTILLHVTKDSDRNLSRSMYAPLSPTLTTRLANENGELLKHVEDDMASSEETGGLRRHELY, from the exons ATGGGGTTCTCCACGGACAATCTCAAGGGTTTCCTCCTCGCGCTCCTCTCGAGCGGCTTCATCGGGGCGAGCTTCATCATTAAGAAGAAGGGGCTCAGGAGGGCCGCCGCCGCATCTGGAGTCCGCGCAG GAGTTGGTGGGTATTCCTACCTCTTAGAGCCACTTTGGTGGGTCGGTATGATCACGA TGATTGTTGGGGAGGTCGCCAATTTCGTGGCATATGCCTTTGCTCCTGCTGTTCTTGTCACTCCTCTTGGTGCTTTAAGTATTATTGTGAG TGCGGTGTTAGCCCACTTCATTTTGAATGAAAGATTGCAAGGTCTTGGTGTATTGGGCTGTGTGATGTGTATTGCTGGATCAGTAGTCATCGTCATCCATGCACCACAGGAGAGACCAATAACCTCTGTTCAGGAAATATGGAGCCTGGCCACTCAGCCTG CTTTCTTGTTATATGTGGCTTCAGTTATTGTGCTAGTCTTTGTCTTAGCTTTCCACTTTGCTCCGCGCCGTGGGCATTCCAATGTGCTAATCTTCACAGGCATTTGCTCGCTGATGGGTTCTCTCTCG GTAATGAGTGTTAAAGCTCTAGGAACCTCCCTAAAGTTGACTTTTGAGGGTATGAATCAGTTGATTTATCCACAGACGTGGTTTTTTATGCTGGTAGTGCTTACATGTGTTATTACACAAATGAATTATCTTAACAAG GATTGGGATGGACAAGGTGCAGGGAGTATCATCTCTGAAATTTGTGGCTTCATTGTTGTTCTATCAGGCACCATCCTTTTGCATGTGACTAAAGATTCAGACAGGAACCTCTCAAGAA GTATGTATGCTCCATTATCTCCGACCTTGACTACTAGACTTGCTAATGAAAACGGGGAGCTATTGAAGCATGTTGAGGATGATATGGCTTCTTCTGAAGAAACTGGCGGCTTAAGAAGACACGAGCTATACTAG